A window of the Erpetoichthys calabaricus chromosome 10, fErpCal1.3, whole genome shotgun sequence genome harbors these coding sequences:
- the pfdn4 gene encoding prefoldin subunit 4 — protein MAATMKKQVGVEDVNVTFEDQQKINKFARNTSRMTELREEIESKKKSLQNLEDASEDIMMLDDDSLLIPYQIGDVFISHSQEETQEMLEAAKETLKEEIRDLEEKVGSIQQVLSDLKVQLYAKFGSNINLEADDS, from the exons ATGGCAGCGACCATGAAGAAGCAAGTG GGAGTAGAAGATGTTAATGTGACATTTGAAGACcagcaaaagataaataaatttgCTAGGAACACAAGTAGAATGACAGAACTGCGAGAAGAAATTGAATCAAAAAAG AAATCACTGCAAAATTTAGAAGATGCCAGTGAGGACATCATGATGTTGGATGATGATTCACTGCTAATCCCTTACCAGATTGGAGATGTTTTCATAAGTCATTCTCAAGAGGAGACTCAAGAAATGCTTGAAGCAGCAAAG GAAACATTGAAAGAAGAGATCAGAGATTTGGAGGAAAAAGTAGGAAGTATCCAGCAAGTTCTTTCTGACCTCAAAGTACAGCTCTATGCCAAATTTGGGAGCAATATAAACCTGGAAGCAGATGACAGCTAA